The genomic interval GCTAAAACAGTTAATCACAAAGTAAATCAAGCGGGGTTAGTAGATGATTATTTTAAATTAACCAAACACTAGGTAAAACAAGGAGAACTTCATTTCCATTTTACAGAATTAAATACAATTCCTGATGAATTTATAGTACTAAAATTAAGTTCTAAAGGCTTTTTTCCAGAAGCAACTATTCAAGATTTTCCAATCCGAGGTAAAAACGTTTTTCTACATGTTATTAGACGACGTTGGGTGGAAGAAAGCTCTAAGAAAGTAGTTGTAAGAGATTGGAAATTAGTAGCAAAAGGCACTAGGATTACTAGTGAATTTGCTGCTTTTTTAAAACAAATCAGTCAACAATAACGCCACAAGCATAAGTATCGTCGCTAACTTTTACGGAGTTAACCCAAGGAGCTTACAGAGACAATACAAAGATTATTTAAGTGATTTTAAGCAATGGAACCAAAAACCGCATGCTGAACAATGGTTACTTTTTCCTGAAAATATTGGAAGTTATCTTTCCATAGATGAAACAGCATTTTCTAATGGAGATTTATATACTATCGTGACTAATAAAAATGCGAATGGAAAGAAAGGTGCTTTACTAGCTATGATTAAAGGTACTAAAGCTGAAGATGTTATTAGAATTCTTCATAAAATAGCTTTAAAACAGAGAAAAAAAGTAATTGAAGTGACCTTAGATATGGCAGGAAACATGGGGTTAATCGTTAAAAAATCATTTCCAAAAGGAGTATTAGTTATAGATCGATTTCATGTACAAAAATTAGCTTTAGATGCTTTGCAAGAAATAAGAATTAAACATCGTTGGGAAGCAATAGATAAAGAAAACGATGCCATAGAAAACGCTAGAAATAACTCCTTAAAATATGTTCCTGAACTACAACCAAATGGAGATACTCTAAAATAATTATTAGCTAGAAGTAGATATCTATTATATAAATCTAGTAACAAATGGAATAACACCCAACAGGAAAGAGCTGAAATACTATTTAAAAATTATCCAGATATAGAAAAGGCATACAATTTATGTCAAAACTTATCCTGGATTTATAATCAAACAAAAGATAAAACTGTTGCCTTAATTAGACTTGCTAAATGGGATGAAAAGGTAAGACAAGCAAAATTTAAAAGCTTTAATAGCATTGCTAGAACAATGTCTATACATTATCAGAATATAATCAACTATTTTGACAATAGAAGTACAAATGCTACTGCAGAATCGTTTAATGCTAAAATTAAAGCATTTAGAGCACAATTTATAGGTGTTAGAAATATTGAATTCTTCCTTTTTAGACTCTCAAATATTTACGCATAAATACTAAATCCCACAACTTTTGGACTTGATCCTTTTCTTTTGCAGAATATATTTTAGGAAGAGAGAATTGTCTTTTGTTTTCCAAATCGTGTTCTAAATCGTGTTCAATTTTAGAGTTAAAGGTAAGGAATTCTTGAATGTTATGCATAAAAAAACAGTTTAGAATGAACTAAACTGTTGTCTTGTAATTGATTTGTACTTGTAGCGAGAACGGGATTTGAACCCGTGACCTCAGGGTTATGAATTATAAATTAGATATATTAAATAAAACTAAATCACCTGTAAATCAATTAGTTAGTTGTGTTTTAATTTTGTTTGATATTGAATAATATCATATAATATCATCAAATGTTGTACCTATGTTGTACCTAAATTTTGTATCTTTAGCTTAATAAATTTATTAAGGTGTCTTCAATTAAAGCAGTTTTAAGGAAAAAAGCAAATTCTCAAAAATTATATCCTATTGCACTTAGGATTATAAAAGATAGAAAAGCTACTTTTATTTATATCGGTCAATATATAAAACAAATTGACTGGGATAATAAAAATTGTGCTGTTAAGAAGTCACATCCAGATTTTTTGTATATCAATCAACTTATTTTGAATAAAAAGTCTGAGGTCAATAAAAAGTTAATTGATGCTGAGATGGAAACGAACTATCAGTCGGTAACAGCTATAAAAAGTAAAGTTTTAAATAAAAAAAACGAAGACTTTTTTCTAGTATCAAACTATTATTTGAATCAATTAAAAAATCGAAAACAATTCCATCAGGTAGATATAGAAAAACAGCGCCTTCAAGTTTTTAAAAATTTCATTAAAAAAGATACATTTAACTTAGGTGATTTTGATGTACGTTTGATGAAGGAATTTGAAAATCATTTATCAACTAAAAGGAATCTATCTAAAAGAACGATTGCAAATTATATGATTACAATCCGAACAATTCTGAATATTGCTATTTCTGATTTTTCGATTAAAAATGTAAGTTATCCATTTGGTAGAGGGAAGTATCAGATAAGGTTTCCGGAATCAGTTAAGATAGGTTTAACTATTGAAGAAATTAAAATTTTAGAAAATATAAAAGACCTCACTCAGGCACAACAATATGCCTTAAATGCTTGGTTACTTAGTTTTTATTTTGCCGGAATTAGAGTTAGTGATGTTTTATTATTGAAGTGGACAGATTTTTTAGATAATAGGTTGCATTATAGAATGGGCAAAAATAAAAAACTTGTTTCTTTAAAAATTCCAAATAAAGTAATAGGTATTCTTAGTCAGTTAGAGAAAAATGAGGAAACAGTTTATCTTTTTAAAGAGTTGGAAGGTGTTGATTTAGATGATGATAGGTATTTGAAAACGAGAATAAAGACTGCTACAAGAAACTTTAATAGACGTTTGAAAATGGTAGCGGATAAAGCGGGTATTGACAAAAAACTAACGATGCACATTGCTCGTCATAGTTTTGGTAATATTTCAGGTGATAAAATTACAATTCAAATGCTTCAAAAGTTATACAGACACTCTTCAATTACAACTACTATTTTGTATCAGTCTAATTTTATGCAACAAGATATTGATGATGCTTTAGATAAAGTTGTGGAGTTTTAAGTAAAAAGAATAGATAATTTGAATATTAAATGATGGCTTTTTTACTTTTAAAATTTCGTTTGTTCTTTATCAAGAGTACTTGTTAAAAGAGATATCATTTCAATTTCTAACCCCATTTTTTAAAAAGCTTTTTCTAGATTATCTATTTTTATATTTCTGTTTTAATAAAATTAATATATTTTTATTCAGAAGGAGTTGAGTTTTCTGTTCAATTTATTATTGAAAATAATTAATCTTATATGTAAGATTTTTTTAAACCAATTTATCAAAAAAAAGTAATGTTTTTTCTAAATGCTCTATCCAATAAGACCATTCGTGTCCGCCTTTAAATTCTTCAAAATTATGGGGGATATTTTCCTTTATAAGTTCTTTATGAAGTAATTTATTAGCTTCAAATAAAGAATCATTAACACCACAATCAAAACGAATAGGAGGTAAGCTTGTTTTATTTTTCTTTAAAATATCTATTAAATTTGACGTTTTACTTTCCTTTAGATATTCGTCTAAAGAATCATCTGTAAACAGTTGCATTTGTTCTAGTTTTGTAATAGAACTATGTCCAGAAATTGCTTTAAATTTTTCAGGAAATCTTCCGCCTAAAGATAAAGCACCATAACCGCCCATAGACAAACCACCTATGCAAGTAGAAGTTGAGTTTTTTGCTTCAGGAATATTTTCTTTTATTGCAGTAATCACATCATTTACAATCCAATTATCAAATTGTTTTTGATGATGAGAAAAATATGCAGAACCATCTCCCCAAAGTCCATCAGAAGGCATTGCAATAATCGCAGGTTTAATCGTGTTATTTTTAATTAGTTTTTCTGTAGTTACATGCGCACCACCTTTCATTGCCCAAATCCAAGCACTTCCATAAACACCATGTAATAAGATGTAAATAGGAAGGTTATCAAAATTATCAACTTCTGGAACATATAGGCAAATGTCTCCTCTTCCTTTTAAATTAGGCGTTTTTACGGTTAAGAATCTTAATCCTTGAGATTCAAAGTTTAAATCTGAAAGTTCTACGGTTTTAAAGCTACTTTTCATATTAAAATACAATTACACCTTTTGCATTTTTACCCGCTAACATATCATCAAAAGCCTGTTGTAATTCTTCTAAAGGATATGTTCTGGTAATCATTTCGTCTAATAATAAATCGCCTTTATCATATAAATTCACCAATTTCGGAAAATCTATTTGTGGTCTACATTTCCCGTATAATGGATTGATGTAAATTTTATCCCATTCAAAAAGGTTCATGTCAATACTAATCGTTTCTTCAATTCCACTAACTTGAACAGCGGTTCCAGCATTTCTGATCATCGCTAAAGGAGCAGCGCCTAAAGCAGGAATAGCAGTACACTCAAAAGCAAAATCAGCACCTCTTCCTTCTGTTAACTTCTTTACTTCTTCTGATGCTTTCATCAATCCAATATCATTTTTATTTGCTAGAATAGTATGGGTTGCTCCAAATTGTTTTGCCATTTCTAAACGTTCAGCATTAATATCAATGGCAATTATTTTTGCTGCTCCAGATATTCTAGCACCTTGAATTACGTTTAAACCAACACCTCCAGTTCCTAAAATTACGGCAGAACTTCCGGCAGTAACTTTCGCTGTATTTACAGCAGAACCGTAACCTGTCATTACTCCACAACTAATTATACTTGCTGAAGGCATTGGCATTTCGCTTTCTAATTTTACACAAGCAGATTCTTTTACCAAAGCATATTCTGCCAACGTACCAATATTAAAAGAACGTTCTATAGGTTGATTATTCCACTTAGAGCCTTCTAAATGTGCATGACCAGGAGTATAACCATTTCCACCAGCAGTTACAGGTGAATTATTTTCACAAATATGCTGGTTGCCTTCTTGACATTGAAAACATTTCATACAAGGTGTTGCCCAGTTTAAAATAACTTTGTCACCTATTTTAAAATCGGTAATATCGGCGCCAATTTTTTCTATAATTCCTGCACCTTCATGACCTAAAATAATTGGTTTTCCCCAGTTTAAAGAATCGTGATCTGTGTGACATAAACCAGCAGCTTTTATTTTTACAATAATCTCATCCCCTTTTGGGTCTGAGATTGTTATCGTGTCAATAATAAAAGAACCATCCCCTTTTGCAATTGCAGATTTAGATTGTATACTCATAAATTTATTTTTTATAAAAATGTTGTAGGTTTCATTGGTATTGAAACATCAACCAACTTCGTTTTATTAATTTTTTGTTTCCCTTTGATAAATCTTGTACCTAAAACAAAGGCTTTTCCATTGTTTATTGCATCTACAGCTAATAATGCATCATCTTTAAAATACCAAACAGAAAAACTAGTGTTTTCCGTTTCTTCTTTTCTAACAATCACATCATTATACCCATTTGATAAACCAACCATTTGTAGTTTTACATCATATTGATCTGACCAAAACCAGGGAATCGTGTCATAAACAAGTTGTTTATCGCAAATTGATGCCGCTGCAACTTTACTTTGATCTACCGCATTTTGAACAGATTCTAAACGTAGATATCTTTTGTAGTGTGGGTTGTAATGAAAAGTACAATCACCAATAGCATAAATATTCTCGTCATTTGTTTGTGAGAATTCATTGACTTTAATTCCTTGTTCAATTTCTAAACCAGCAGTATCAGCAAGTTCAGTATTTACTCTAATACCAACACCGACAATGACAATGTCTGCTTCAAAAGAAGTTTCATTATCACAAAAAATAGTATTCAGACCGTTCTCAGTTTTTATAAAAGAGACATTGTTATTTGTAAGAATTTGAACATCATTTTGTTGATGTAATTCCATAAAATAATCTGACATAACTGGAGCGGTAACTCTAGCTAAAATACGTTCTTCTCTCTCTAAAACTGTTACTGATGCACCTGTCTTTTTTAATGACGCTGCAGTTTCAAGACCAATATAACCTCCACCAATAATGATTACTCGCTTTTTTTCTGATGAATCAATAGCTTTTTTTATTTCTATTGCATCATTAGCTGTTCTCATAGGAAATAAATTGGCGGCAGAATCTATTCCAGAAATTGGTGGAATAAATGGTCTTGCACCTGTTGCTATTACTAATTTATCATATTTTTGAGTTCCTTTATTTTCAATAGAAATTGTTCTG from Polaribacter sejongensis carries:
- a CDS encoding ISAon1 family transposase N-terminal region protein — its product is MVLKLSSKGFFPEATIQDFPIRGKNVFLHVIRRRWVEESSKKVVVRDWKLVAKGTRITSEFAAFLKQISQQ
- a CDS encoding site-specific integrase, with protein sequence MSSIKAVLRKKANSQKLYPIALRIIKDRKATFIYIGQYIKQIDWDNKNCAVKKSHPDFLYINQLILNKKSEVNKKLIDAEMETNYQSVTAIKSKVLNKKNEDFFLVSNYYLNQLKNRKQFHQVDIEKQRLQVFKNFIKKDTFNLGDFDVRLMKEFENHLSTKRNLSKRTIANYMITIRTILNIAISDFSIKNVSYPFGRGKYQIRFPESVKIGLTIEEIKILENIKDLTQAQQYALNAWLLSFYFAGIRVSDVLLLKWTDFLDNRLHYRMGKNKKLVSLKIPNKVIGILSQLEKNEETVYLFKELEGVDLDDDRYLKTRIKTATRNFNRRLKMVADKAGIDKKLTMHIARHSFGNISGDKITIQMLQKLYRHSSITTTILYQSNFMQQDIDDALDKVVEF
- a CDS encoding alpha/beta hydrolase gives rise to the protein MKSSFKTVELSDLNFESQGLRFLTVKTPNLKGRGDICLYVPEVDNFDNLPIYILLHGVYGSAWIWAMKGGAHVTTEKLIKNNTIKPAIIAMPSDGLWGDGSAYFSHHQKQFDNWIVNDVITAIKENIPEAKNSTSTCIGGLSMGGYGALSLGGRFPEKFKAISGHSSITKLEQMQLFTDDSLDEYLKESKTSNLIDILKKNKTSLPPIRFDCGVNDSLFEANKLLHKELIKENIPHNFEEFKGGHEWSYWIEHLEKTLLFFDKLV
- a CDS encoding Zn-dependent alcohol dehydrogenase is translated as MSIQSKSAIAKGDGSFIIDTITISDPKGDEIIVKIKAAGLCHTDHDSLNWGKPIILGHEGAGIIEKIGADITDFKIGDKVILNWATPCMKCFQCQEGNQHICENNSPVTAGGNGYTPGHAHLEGSKWNNQPIERSFNIGTLAEYALVKESACVKLESEMPMPSASIISCGVMTGYGSAVNTAKVTAGSSAVILGTGGVGLNVIQGARISGAAKIIAIDINAERLEMAKQFGATHTILANKNDIGLMKASEEVKKLTEGRGADFAFECTAIPALGAAPLAMIRNAGTAVQVSGIEETISIDMNLFEWDKIYINPLYGKCRPQIDFPKLVNLYDKGDLLLDEMITRTYPLEELQQAFDDMLAGKNAKGVIVF
- a CDS encoding NAD(P)/FAD-dependent oxidoreductase; this encodes MLDTANQVCVVIGASHAGVNFAFNLRKEGWQGEVILFDSDPNIPYHRPPLSKSYIIDGDLNSNLLKPLESYKKDNITLKLGVKVSSINRNNRTISIENKGTQKYDKLVIATGARPFIPPISGIDSAANLFPMRTANDAIEIKKAIDSSEKKRVIIIGGGYIGLETAASLKKTGASVTVLEREERILARVTAPVMSDYFMELHQQNDVQILTNNNVSFIKTENGLNTIFCDNETSFEADIVIVGVGIRVNTELADTAGLEIEQGIKVNEFSQTNDENIYAIGDCTFHYNPHYKRYLRLESVQNAVDQSKVAAASICDKQLVYDTIPWFWSDQYDVKLQMVGLSNGYNDVIVRKEETENTSFSVWYFKDDALLAVDAINNGKAFVLGTRFIKGKQKINKTKLVDVSIPMKPTTFL